In Lujinxingia litoralis, a single window of DNA contains:
- a CDS encoding phytoene desaturase, which translates to MLNNSSTPVSRSPIVSNTSPVIVIGSGFGGLSAAIRLRAMGYPVTLLEARDQPGGRASVFKREGYTFDAGPTVITAPYLFHELFELVGRDINDFVEMMPVDPFYRITFPDGSAFDYVGDEERLLAQIAEFNPDDVQGYRRLAEHSRRIFDVGYTQLADQPFDTIMDMMRVVPDMMKLENYRSVYSLVAKYIKDERLRQVFTFQPLLVGGNPFNVTSIYLLIHWLERKWGVHFARGGTTAIVAGMMRLIDEIGVEVRLNTPVAEIEVEGGRATAVRTESGERIACQFVVSNADPSMTYKKMVAPEHRSKNSDRRVERVKQSMGLFVGFFGTDKKYEDIKHHTIVLGPRYRGLLDDIFNKKVLAEDFSLYLHRPTASDPSLAPEGHDCFYVLSPVPNNESGIDWEAQGPEYMERILQSLEARHMPGLRQHITTQFWTSPDYFQQELRSASGAGFGPEPRLTQSAWFRYHNRSKDIDGLYFVGAGVHPGAGLPGVITSAKVLEKLVPAPAHKVPLPSPSLQPRVSA; encoded by the coding sequence CTGCTCAATAACTCTTCAACCCCTGTATCTCGGAGCCCTATCGTGTCCAACACCTCCCCTGTCATCGTCATCGGTTCGGGCTTCGGTGGCCTCTCGGCCGCCATACGTCTGCGCGCCATGGGCTACCCGGTCACCCTTCTGGAAGCCCGCGATCAGCCCGGAGGACGGGCCAGCGTCTTCAAGCGCGAGGGCTACACCTTCGACGCCGGCCCCACGGTGATCACCGCCCCCTACCTCTTCCACGAGCTCTTTGAGCTGGTCGGGCGCGACATCAATGATTTTGTGGAGATGATGCCCGTCGACCCCTTCTACCGCATCACCTTCCCCGACGGGTCGGCCTTTGATTACGTGGGCGACGAAGAGCGCCTGCTGGCCCAGATCGCCGAGTTCAACCCGGACGACGTTCAGGGCTACCGGCGCCTGGCCGAACACTCCCGGCGCATCTTTGATGTGGGCTATACCCAGCTCGCCGACCAGCCCTTCGACACCATCATGGACATGATGCGGGTCGTGCCGGACATGATGAAGCTGGAGAACTACCGCTCGGTCTACAGCCTGGTGGCCAAGTACATCAAAGACGAGCGCCTGCGGCAGGTCTTTACCTTCCAGCCCCTCCTGGTGGGCGGGAACCCCTTTAATGTGACCTCGATCTACCTGCTCATCCACTGGCTGGAACGCAAATGGGGGGTGCACTTCGCCAGGGGCGGCACCACCGCGATCGTCGCGGGCATGATGCGCCTGATCGACGAGATCGGCGTGGAGGTTCGCCTCAACACTCCGGTGGCCGAGATCGAGGTCGAAGGGGGCCGCGCCACCGCCGTGCGCACCGAATCCGGCGAGCGTATTGCGTGCCAGTTTGTGGTCAGCAACGCCGACCCCTCCATGACCTACAAAAAGATGGTGGCCCCGGAACATCGCTCCAAAAACAGCGACCGCCGCGTGGAGCGGGTCAAGCAGTCCATGGGCCTCTTTGTGGGCTTCTTCGGCACCGACAAAAAATACGAAGACATCAAGCACCACACCATCGTGCTCGGGCCCCGCTACCGGGGCCTGCTCGACGATATCTTCAACAAAAAGGTGCTGGCCGAGGACTTCTCCCTCTACCTGCACCGCCCCACCGCCTCCGACCCCTCGCTGGCACCCGAAGGCCACGACTGCTTCTACGTGCTCAGCCCGGTGCCCAACAACGAGAGCGGCATCGACTGGGAGGCCCAGGGCCCCGAATACATGGAGCGCATCCTCCAGAGCCTGGAAGCGCGCCATATGCCCGGACTGCGCCAGCATATCACCACCCAGTTCTGGACCAGCCCGGACTACTTCCAGCAGGAGCTGCGCTCGGCCAGCGGAGCCGGCTTTGGGCCGGAGCCCCGGCTTACGCAATCGGCCTGGTTCCGCTACCATAACCGCTCCAAAGACATTGATGGACTCTACTTCGTGGGCGCCGGCGTCCACCCGGGCGCCGGCCTGCCCGGCGTGATCACCTCGGCCAAGGTCCTGGAAAAGCTCGTTCCGGCGCCGGCGCATAAAGTCCCCCTCCCCTCACCCTCACTCCAGCCCCGGGTATCGGCATGA
- a CDS encoding fatty acid desaturase, producing MNTYQRPRYHSARGLLSALAILSAWSGGLALALTLPLSLSPLVLAAAPLLVALMTFLYTGLFITAHDAMHRSVAPDFPRLNHALGRLAVLLYALFSYTRLLQSHHAHHAHPASPEDPDFHDGQHPDPLRWYLHFLKGYVSAGQLVGMALVFNILHHLLSVPLPNLLLFWVLPSLLSTLQLFYFGTYLPHRRPARGYADHHRASSNDFAPWLSFLTCYHFGYHREHHQRPDIPWWALPGFRKKHLIKKSNSKPIQNT from the coding sequence ATGAACACCTACCAACGTCCCCGATACCACAGCGCGCGCGGGCTCCTTTCAGCCCTCGCCATACTGAGCGCCTGGTCCGGTGGCCTGGCACTGGCGCTGACCCTGCCCCTGAGCCTGAGCCCCCTCGTGCTCGCGGCCGCGCCTCTCCTGGTCGCGCTGATGACCTTTCTCTACACCGGCCTCTTCATCACCGCCCACGATGCAATGCACCGCAGCGTGGCCCCCGACTTCCCGCGTCTCAATCACGCCCTGGGCCGGCTGGCCGTGCTCCTCTATGCGCTCTTCTCCTACACCCGGCTGCTCCAGAGCCACCACGCTCACCACGCCCACCCGGCCAGCCCCGAAGACCCCGACTTCCACGACGGGCAGCACCCCGATCCGCTGCGCTGGTACCTGCACTTTCTCAAGGGCTACGTCTCCGCCGGACAGCTGGTGGGCATGGCACTCGTCTTCAACATCCTGCACCACCTGCTCTCAGTGCCCCTGCCCAACCTGCTCCTCTTCTGGGTCTTGCCCTCGCTCCTGAGCACCCTGCAGCTCTTCTACTTCGGCACCTACCTGCCCCACCGCCGCCCCGCCCGCGGCTACGCCGATCACCACCGCGCCTCCTCCAACGACTTCGCTCCCTGGCTCTCATTTCTGACCTGCTACCACTTTGGCTACCACCGGGAGCATCACCAGCGCCCCGACATCCCCTGGTGGGCCCTGCCCGGCTTTCGGAAAAAGCATCTCATCAAAAAATCAAATTCAAAACCTATTCAAAACACTTGA
- a CDS encoding lycopene cyclase family protein, which translates to MTSPHPIIVVGAGPAGLWLSTLLARRGLAVVVVDPDPLAPWPNTYGIWSDALQHLELPVPAEATFKAAAIHLPGRDAQRLPRAYTRVDPRAFKTLLIDQLTAHGGTLHTGRASTASPGRDAHTAAWLTLESGESLAASALIDATGQGLLRQSGSAPTAPGYQSALGWLARFERDPLQGQPLTLMDFRPPPVDDARDIPTFLYGMHLGDDLYFVEETALVTRQPLTYDALEARLRARLAARHALPTRVLEVERCLIPMGTALPPPPRADQAPIIAFGAAAGFVHPATGYSLARSLREAAPLADLLQNALSAERPAHTTALQARALLWSARDRRARALYTLGQESVMAMDLDTIAHFFESFFLLPDEDWHAYMAATLTPAEVAALMWKLFGKSPNSLRLHLAREALRVAPTTLQKLLTPTRATVEGGAP; encoded by the coding sequence ATGACATCTCCTCATCCCATTATCGTTGTCGGCGCGGGCCCGGCCGGCCTCTGGCTCTCGACACTCCTGGCTCGCCGGGGCCTGGCGGTAGTCGTCGTCGACCCCGATCCTCTCGCGCCCTGGCCCAACACCTACGGCATCTGGAGCGATGCGCTCCAACACCTGGAGCTCCCGGTGCCGGCCGAGGCCACCTTTAAGGCGGCGGCCATTCACCTCCCCGGCCGCGACGCTCAGCGCCTCCCCCGGGCCTACACCCGCGTCGACCCGCGCGCGTTTAAAACGCTGCTCATCGACCAGCTCACCGCCCACGGTGGCACACTTCACACCGGCCGGGCCTCCACCGCCTCCCCCGGCCGCGACGCTCACACCGCCGCCTGGCTCACCCTGGAGAGTGGCGAATCACTGGCCGCGTCAGCCCTGATCGACGCCACCGGCCAGGGCCTGCTCCGCCAATCTGGCTCGGCACCGACCGCGCCCGGCTATCAGAGCGCACTGGGGTGGCTGGCCCGTTTTGAGCGCGATCCCCTGCAGGGCCAGCCCCTGACCCTGATGGACTTTCGCCCGCCCCCGGTCGACGACGCCCGGGACATCCCCACCTTTTTGTACGGCATGCACCTGGGCGATGACCTCTACTTCGTCGAAGAAACCGCCCTGGTCACCCGCCAGCCTCTGACCTACGACGCGCTGGAGGCGCGCCTGCGCGCGCGCCTGGCCGCCCGCCACGCCCTGCCCACCCGGGTACTCGAGGTGGAACGATGCCTCATCCCCATGGGTACCGCGCTGCCCCCGCCGCCCCGAGCCGACCAGGCCCCGATCATCGCCTTCGGGGCGGCGGCCGGCTTTGTGCACCCGGCCACCGGCTACTCCCTCGCGCGCAGCCTGCGCGAGGCCGCCCCCCTGGCCGACCTGCTCCAGAACGCCCTCTCGGCCGAACGCCCCGCTCATACCACCGCCCTGCAGGCGCGCGCGCTGCTCTGGTCAGCCCGCGACCGCCGCGCCCGCGCCCTCTACACCCTGGGCCAGGAGTCGGTGATGGCCATGGATCTGGACACCATCGCCCACTTCTTCGAGAGCTTCTTCCTCCTCCCGGACGAAGACTGGCACGCCTACATGGCCGCCACCCTCACCCCCGCCGAGGTGGCCGCCCTTATGTGGAAGCTCTTTGGCAAGTCTCCCAACAGCCTGCGCCTGCACCTGGCTCGCGAAGCCCTGCGTGTGGCCCCCACAACCCTTCAAAAGCTGCTCACTCCCACGCGCGCGACGGTCGAAGGAGGAGCACCATGA